Proteins from a genomic interval of Treponema brennaborense DSM 12168:
- a CDS encoding Trp family transcriptional regulator produces the protein MDEQLQEQGLHEVCKLLAATTDVTLIEDFFGCLFTASERQDIAKRWLLVREIDKGTTQREIARMFSMSLCKITRGSRELKKADSAFRKMLELADSLK, from the coding sequence ATGGATGAACAATTACAAGAGCAGGGGCTGCACGAAGTGTGCAAGCTGCTTGCGGCAACGACGGATGTTACGCTGATAGAAGATTTTTTCGGCTGTCTTTTTACCGCTTCCGAGCGGCAGGATATCGCGAAACGCTGGCTGCTGGTGCGGGAGATCGATAAGGGAACGACGCAGCGGGAGATCGCGCGGATGTTCAGTATGAGTTTGTGCAAAATAACGCGCGGTTCCCGGGAACTCAAAAAGGCAGACAGCGCTTTCCGCAAAATGCTGGAATTGGCGGATTCGCTCAAGTGA
- a CDS encoding TatD family hydrolase has translation MFSDTHFHLLHTAERGVDMSEAFSALASRSAFFALEIGTHCDDLDARLAAADSAVSAVRDDALRSKLLDLLYFSAGIWPAPEAIGARFEQVAELERRISAARSADTLLSFKGKKLCALGECGLDHHWNPSGADNRSESDFSAAMLTGEAELFEMQLELARKFGLPVIVHSRDAFDGTLSCIANVGYDCGVIHCYSYGIAEARAFIDRGWYVSFSGAVTYTKRSKMPEMTDLLRFIPRDRLLLETDSPYLAPVPYRGKPNTPVLVELVYRYVADALNLPPETLSALVDANIRDLFGIGR, from the coding sequence ATGTTTTCCGATACCCATTTTCATTTACTGCATACTGCCGAGCGCGGCGTCGATATGAGCGAAGCGTTTTCCGCGTTGGCTTCTCGTTCCGCGTTTTTTGCGCTCGAAATAGGAACGCACTGCGACGATCTCGACGCACGGCTTGCCGCAGCGGACTCCGCTGTTTCTGCGGTGCGCGACGACGCGCTTCGCTCAAAACTGCTGGATTTATTGTATTTTTCCGCGGGAATTTGGCCTGCTCCCGAAGCGATCGGCGCCCGGTTCGAGCAGGTTGCGGAACTGGAACGCCGGATAAGCGCGGCGCGTTCCGCCGATACGCTGCTGTCTTTCAAAGGCAAAAAACTGTGCGCGCTCGGCGAATGCGGTCTTGATCATCATTGGAACCCTTCCGGTGCGGACAATCGCAGCGAGTCCGATTTTTCCGCCGCAATGCTTACCGGCGAGGCGGAACTGTTTGAAATGCAGCTCGAGCTGGCCCGTAAATTCGGACTGCCGGTTATCGTGCATTCCCGTGACGCGTTCGACGGGACGCTTTCCTGTATTGCCAACGTCGGTTACGATTGCGGCGTTATTCATTGCTATTCGTACGGCATCGCCGAGGCGCGCGCTTTTATCGACCGCGGCTGGTACGTTTCGTTTTCCGGTGCCGTCACGTATACCAAGCGTTCAAAAATGCCCGAAATGACCGATTTGCTGCGGTTCATTCCGCGCGACCGGCTCCTTTTGGAAACGGATTCGCCGTATTTGGCGCCCGTACCGTACCGCGGAAAACCGAATACGCCGGTGCTGGTGGAACTCGTATACCGGTACGTCGCCGACGCGCTTAATCTTCCGCCGGAAACGCTGTCCGCGCTGGTAGACGCCAATATCCGTGACTTATTCGGAATAGGGCGATAG
- a CDS encoding methyl-accepting chemotaxis protein, giving the protein MSNQTGKKKSFLAQCERVCILPNILCGWVLLTYSLLIINIDIRIYWQFILFVVMMIFIAQFGLAPITNKMIMGRTSKLIDEFRIREFSVGERTELFLHLHKVPERNRISTLLYFFLSSNLLFCGYYFVLKSNLYISLCTLFSCYFGSYIACLLEFSYTKKICSKYEAELVGQGIDQKILDERKWFGEQYEKTFITFVIIPVVFSAINFILLYICYFFHNSVSDAGNGFIRAQVSLGITREQLPRLIAILAINIVVCIASVYSFLSRILDSTHHLQSAMNNIITNDVFTVTLTPTDYDNEISYNIALVNKVVVLFRSILDDIRGIGKTMAEPIEEISEISESTASTSLEQSTGVKEILATMEETDAQTRGIAEKIADVTAVAENTAQNVSAGFDTLQQNLDKMNEITDANISIIGGIKELGDKIGSVWDIVKIINDIADQTRIIAFNAELEASGAGESGRNFHIVANEVRRLASGITNSVNQIKERIAEIQHSSDTLIITSESGTEKIKEGLELSSLLKEKFNEIQKSSEVTVESAVQIKEIIYQQSAAFDQIVSTVRQISVGIENFSGATATENETAIKLKNAANRLENLHQLIVS; this is encoded by the coding sequence ATGAGCAATCAAACTGGTAAGAAAAAATCGTTTTTGGCACAGTGTGAACGGGTGTGCATTCTGCCGAATATTCTGTGCGGCTGGGTTCTGCTTACGTATTCGCTATTAATCATCAATATCGATATACGGATATACTGGCAGTTCATACTATTCGTTGTCATGATGATTTTTATAGCGCAGTTCGGGCTTGCTCCGATTACGAATAAAATGATTATGGGCAGAACGTCAAAGTTGATTGATGAATTCCGCATAAGGGAATTTTCCGTCGGCGAGCGAACGGAACTTTTTCTGCATCTGCACAAAGTGCCGGAGCGCAACAGGATTAGTACGCTGCTTTATTTTTTTCTAAGCAGCAATCTGCTTTTTTGCGGATACTACTTCGTATTGAAATCAAACTTGTATATAAGCCTTTGCACCTTATTCTCTTGCTATTTCGGCTCATATATAGCATGTCTTTTGGAATTCAGCTATACCAAAAAAATCTGCTCAAAATATGAGGCGGAGCTTGTAGGACAGGGAATTGATCAGAAAATTCTTGATGAAAGAAAATGGTTTGGTGAACAGTATGAAAAAACTTTCATAACCTTTGTAATAATTCCCGTTGTTTTTTCTGCAATCAATTTCATTCTGCTGTATATATGCTATTTTTTCCACAACAGTGTTTCGGACGCAGGGAACGGTTTTATCCGTGCGCAGGTGTCATTGGGGATTACGCGGGAACAACTGCCTCGGCTGATTGCAATTCTTGCAATTAATATCGTCGTCTGCATTGCATCCGTGTATTCATTTTTATCCCGTATTCTTGACTCTACGCATCATTTGCAGTCTGCAATGAACAACATCATAACCAACGACGTTTTTACCGTTACGCTTACACCTACGGACTACGACAATGAGATTTCGTATAACATTGCGCTGGTGAATAAAGTTGTCGTTCTGTTCCGCTCGATTCTCGATGATATTCGTGGCATCGGAAAAACGATGGCTGAACCAATAGAAGAAATATCCGAGATTTCTGAAAGTACCGCCTCCACTTCGCTTGAGCAGTCTACCGGAGTAAAGGAAATTCTTGCAACTATGGAAGAAACGGACGCACAGACGCGCGGGATAGCGGAGAAAATTGCGGACGTTACGGCAGTGGCTGAAAACACCGCGCAGAATGTTTCGGCAGGATTTGACACGCTGCAGCAGAATCTTGACAAAATGAATGAAATTACAGATGCGAATATCTCCATAATCGGCGGAATAAAAGAGCTGGGAGACAAAATCGGCAGTGTCTGGGATATCGTAAAAATTATCAACGATATTGCAGATCAGACGCGGATTATTGCGTTCAATGCGGAACTTGAGGCCTCCGGCGCAGGGGAGTCCGGCAGAAATTTTCACATCGTTGCAAATGAAGTGCGCCGACTTGCCTCCGGGATTACGAATTCCGTTAACCAGATAAAGGAGCGTATTGCGGAAATTCAGCATTCGTCGGACACTCTGATAATCACCTCTGAAAGCGGTACGGAAAAGATAAAAGAAGGTCTTGAACTTTCAAGTTTACTGAAAGAAAAATTCAATGAAATTCAGAAATCGTCGGAAGTTACCGTAGAGTCCGCCGTTCAGATAAAAGAGATTATTTACCAGCAGTCGGCGGCTTTTGACCAGATCGTTTCGACAGTTCGGCAAATTTCCGTGGGAATAGAGAATTTTTCGGGTGCCACGGCAACAGAGAATGAGACTGCCATAAAACTGAAGAATGCAGCGAACAGACTGGAAAATCTTCATCAGTTGATTGTCAGCTGA
- a CDS encoding methyl-accepting chemotaxis protein — protein sequence MIFSKKAAGLGGAKRSNFEKEVLAAGMLPNLLTGLTTVLYMMVTIQLPKDRIPMVVLLGICICLVLQFLVAPFTNKLITKRLSDDLEWFGNYESTERERTTLMRQVMEIPEKVGVQVFCVFYAGVICWVILCCTFAGALQDVAVMALCSGFFGAYAGFVFAIVQTQKICSGYAAKIVGQGVSEVEIKQKHSFGTPSAKLVVFHIFGPIILVNIFFMSISWRSFVISSSFQIALLRVCIIFVMNLVFYCTLSAMLFKRMMESINFTNTILQDMNRNNLHNISHSRTDLSNEFMYNIHLINTISDILQKILKASTDISAQVIEASNELSVISKQTAATSLEQSSGIKELLSAMEESDKLAQNIFSKIGEVSLVARRTTEVIYDGFNILQQNMQKLSEINQANEVTLEGIKTLSGKISGISDIVGIINSIADQTNIIAFNAELEAASAGKSGKNFHQVSNEIRRLTNNTIQSTNEIRNKIIEIQHSSEKLLTLSLNGSKKVAAGNEIVKELYGNFTGLKESSQKANASSEEIKFIIEQQTAAFEQIVVTLRQLSAAVETFSVSTHTINTSAEHLCNISEKLQNLQPKEDIQGA from the coding sequence ATGATTTTTTCAAAAAAGGCCGCCGGATTGGGCGGTGCAAAGCGCAGCAACTTTGAGAAAGAGGTGCTTGCGGCCGGTATGCTTCCCAATCTACTTACGGGACTTACGACCGTCCTATATATGATGGTAACAATCCAGCTGCCGAAAGACCGAATTCCTATGGTCGTTCTATTAGGAATTTGCATATGTCTTGTGCTTCAGTTTTTGGTGGCTCCGTTTACAAATAAGTTGATAACAAAAAGACTGTCCGACGATTTGGAATGGTTTGGCAACTATGAGTCCACGGAGCGGGAGCGTACAACGCTTATGCGCCAGGTGATGGAAATTCCGGAGAAGGTCGGCGTACAGGTGTTTTGTGTGTTTTATGCCGGTGTTATCTGCTGGGTTATCCTATGCTGTACTTTTGCAGGGGCTTTGCAGGACGTCGCTGTTATGGCGCTGTGCTCGGGTTTTTTTGGTGCATATGCCGGATTTGTGTTTGCGATTGTACAGACGCAGAAAATCTGTTCCGGATATGCTGCAAAAATTGTCGGGCAGGGCGTTTCCGAGGTAGAGATAAAACAGAAACACAGCTTCGGGACACCGTCTGCAAAACTGGTAGTTTTTCATATTTTCGGTCCGATTATACTGGTGAACATATTTTTTATGAGTATATCATGGCGATCGTTCGTCATTTCTTCCTCGTTCCAAATCGCATTGCTGAGGGTTTGCATCATTTTTGTCATGAACCTTGTGTTTTACTGCACGCTTTCTGCAATGCTGTTCAAGCGTATGATGGAATCGATTAATTTTACAAATACGATTTTGCAAGACATGAATAGGAATAATCTTCACAATATCAGTCATTCCCGAACTGATTTATCGAATGAATTCATGTACAATATTCATCTTATAAACACCATCTCGGATATCCTTCAGAAAATTCTCAAGGCCAGTACCGATATAAGTGCACAAGTCATAGAAGCGAGCAACGAACTTTCCGTCATTTCCAAGCAGACGGCGGCGACCTCGCTTGAACAAAGTTCCGGTATAAAGGAGCTGCTGTCTGCAATGGAAGAATCCGACAAGTTGGCTCAGAATATATTTTCAAAAATAGGAGAAGTGTCTCTCGTTGCAAGGCGTACTACGGAAGTTATCTACGATGGATTCAATATACTTCAGCAGAACATGCAGAAACTTTCGGAAATCAATCAGGCGAACGAGGTTACTTTGGAGGGCATAAAAACGCTCAGCGGTAAAATTTCAGGAATTTCCGACATCGTGGGAATCATAAATTCCATTGCAGATCAGACGAATATCATAGCTTTCAACGCGGAGCTTGAAGCTGCAAGTGCCGGAAAATCGGGAAAGAATTTCCATCAGGTTTCCAACGAAATCCGCCGGCTTACGAACAATACGATTCAGTCTACGAATGAGATACGAAACAAGATTATAGAAATCCAGCATTCGTCTGAGAAACTGCTTACGCTGTCTTTAAACGGAAGCAAAAAAGTTGCAGCTGGCAATGAGATCGTGAAGGAACTATACGGCAACTTTACCGGCCTTAAAGAATCTTCGCAAAAGGCGAACGCTTCTTCGGAAGAAATCAAATTCATCATCGAACAGCAGACGGCTGCATTCGAGCAGATTGTCGTAACGTTGCGGCAACTTTCCGCTGCGGTGGAGACCTTCTCCGTTTCCACGCATACGATAAATACATCGGCTGAGCATCTGTGCAATATTTCAGAGAAACTGCAGAATCTTCAGCCGAAAGAGGACATTCAGGGAGCGTAA
- a CDS encoding adenylate/guanylate cyclase domain-containing response regulator produces the protein MDKKIVLAETSALLTQLISSRLKDESFDVMCFDDGKDAGMYILDNNVDCILSDVRLKTISGTQLCCIVKNYFERNSVPFILFSTDSADNDFWTKHSGANHIVTLERNSVENLVLALRESFSVKPPAEENVAVEAFKRNEAAALHSARCETDLTLTVINEIERSRHYYLLLNSILGLSPFVHDTDVLVKEIFKTIRSLCTFDAIALFLNDEPLCFYHTGIDHFAVTENSFYKICEKDFQSCSGNLAGFSCRTKEISDGAEVSDGKDFNSYLHFPIDGASFIGTLHIASKRSAFFTDKESSSLEYLCRNLGFVLEEAVRFRKSHLVESRLRSAFSKFVPAEIIDDLIKADNTEKKASNEKRKVAILICDIRNFTNISEVNQPESVVDFLNGYFTRMVSIIKKHGGSIDKFIGDAIMAIFGAPVSYVDNASRAADAALEMISVLPEISLSSLELPAGVKFDVGIGVHYGEVIVGNIGCEDKIDYTVIGDSVNLASRLEGLTKQYGVKIILSEAAKENLRAGYNLMQVDTVKVKGKNQGVRIYRSDLQPLNDAYVQVYEKGLSMYMNGAFSLALSYFEEALRHSPEDKSACLMKQRCVEFMEKKPENWDGAIALTSK, from the coding sequence ATGGATAAAAAGATAGTATTGGCAGAAACCTCCGCCTTGCTGACTCAGCTGATCTCGTCCCGTCTGAAAGACGAATCGTTTGACGTTATGTGCTTTGACGACGGTAAAGATGCTGGAATGTACATTCTGGACAACAACGTCGACTGCATTCTGTCGGACGTCAGATTAAAAACGATTTCCGGAACGCAGCTTTGCTGCATTGTAAAGAATTACTTTGAGCGCAATTCCGTTCCGTTTATCCTGTTTTCCACGGACAGTGCCGATAATGATTTTTGGACGAAGCATTCAGGTGCGAATCATATCGTAACGCTTGAGCGGAATTCCGTTGAAAATCTGGTTCTGGCGCTTAGGGAAAGTTTTTCCGTAAAGCCGCCGGCAGAAGAAAACGTCGCCGTGGAAGCGTTCAAGCGGAATGAAGCGGCAGCGCTTCATTCCGCTCGGTGTGAAACGGATTTGACGCTTACCGTGATCAATGAAATTGAGCGGAGCCGTCACTACTATCTGCTTTTAAATTCCATACTCGGCTTATCTCCGTTCGTGCATGATACGGACGTATTGGTCAAAGAAATTTTTAAGACAATTCGATCTCTGTGTACATTTGATGCGATTGCCCTTTTTTTGAACGACGAGCCCCTCTGTTTTTATCATACAGGCATCGACCATTTTGCCGTGACGGAAAATTCATTCTATAAGATTTGCGAAAAAGATTTTCAGTCATGTTCGGGCAATCTTGCCGGATTTTCCTGCCGGACAAAGGAAATTTCAGATGGAGCGGAAGTATCGGACGGCAAAGATTTTAATTCGTACCTGCATTTTCCTATCGACGGTGCATCTTTTATAGGAACGCTTCATATTGCGTCAAAGCGGAGCGCCTTTTTTACGGACAAGGAATCTTCGTCTCTGGAGTATTTATGCAGAAATTTGGGATTTGTTCTTGAGGAAGCAGTACGTTTCAGAAAATCTCATTTAGTGGAAAGCCGGCTGCGCTCTGCATTCTCGAAATTCGTTCCGGCGGAAATTATTGATGATTTGATAAAAGCAGACAACACGGAAAAAAAAGCTTCCAATGAAAAGCGAAAGGTTGCGATTTTAATCTGTGATATACGGAATTTTACCAACATCAGCGAAGTCAATCAGCCGGAAAGCGTCGTTGATTTTCTGAACGGCTATTTTACGCGCATGGTTTCCATAATAAAAAAGCACGGCGGTTCAATTGATAAATTCATAGGAGATGCGATAATGGCAATTTTCGGTGCTCCCGTAAGCTATGTCGATAACGCTTCGCGGGCTGCGGATGCGGCGCTTGAGATGATTTCCGTTCTGCCTGAAATTTCATTGTCATCTTTAGAGCTCCCCGCAGGAGTGAAATTTGATGTGGGAATCGGAGTTCACTACGGGGAAGTTATCGTCGGAAATATCGGCTGTGAAGATAAGATTGATTATACGGTCATAGGAGATTCGGTAAATCTTGCCTCGCGGCTTGAAGGCCTTACCAAGCAGTACGGTGTGAAAATCATACTTTCGGAGGCAGCAAAAGAAAATCTTCGCGCCGGCTACAATCTTATGCAGGTTGATACGGTGAAGGTAAAAGGCAAGAATCAGGGAGTGCGTATTTACCGCTCGGATTTGCAGCCTTTAAATGATGCGTACGTGCAGGTATATGAGAAAGGCCTGAGCATGTATATGAACGGCGCGTTCAGTCTTGCGCTTTCATATTTTGAGGAGGCATTAAGACATTCTCCGGAGGATAAGTCCGCCTGCCTGATGAAGCAGCGATGTGTTGAATTCATGGAGAAAAAACCGGAAAATTGGGACGGTGCCATTGCTCTTACGTCAAAATAA